A region of Streptomyces deccanensis DNA encodes the following proteins:
- the ribA gene encoding GTP cyclohydrolase II — translation MTENVGVLGTNAQSSGAVRVVNAPLPTTYGDFEAVGYLDQDRGEEQVALVYGDISGGEGILIRLHSECLTGDAFGSQHCECGEQLDSALRAIVAEGRGVLVYLRGHEGRGIGLLAKLQAMKLQSEGLDTVEANLALGLPVDARDYRVAAEMLHDLGVRSVRLMSNNPRKREALLRHGIEIAEQVPLLITPCEDNITYLRTKRERLDHYLPHLDAVVHSS, via the coding sequence GAAAATGTTGGTGTACTCGGCACGAATGCCCAGTCCTCCGGCGCCGTACGTGTGGTGAACGCCCCCCTGCCCACGACCTACGGCGACTTCGAGGCCGTAGGTTATCTCGACCAGGACCGCGGCGAAGAACAAGTGGCACTCGTGTACGGCGACATCAGCGGTGGTGAGGGAATTCTCATCCGGCTGCACTCGGAGTGCCTGACCGGTGACGCGTTCGGCTCGCAGCACTGCGAATGCGGCGAACAGCTCGACAGCGCGCTGCGCGCGATAGTCGCCGAGGGGCGGGGCGTCCTCGTCTATCTGCGCGGCCACGAGGGCCGCGGGATCGGCCTGCTCGCCAAGCTCCAGGCGATGAAGCTCCAGTCGGAGGGCCTGGACACCGTCGAGGCCAACCTCGCCCTCGGGCTGCCGGTGGACGCCCGTGACTACCGGGTCGCGGCCGAGATGCTGCACGACCTCGGCGTACGGTCGGTCCGGCTGATGTCGAACAACCCGCGCAAGCGGGAGGCGCTGCTGCGCCACGGCATCGAGATCGCCGAGCAGGTGCCGCTGCTCATCACCCCGTGCGAGGACAACATCACCTACCTGCGCACCAAGCGGGAGCGGCTCGACCACTACCTGCCGCACCTGGACGCGGTGGTCCACTCGTCCTGA
- a CDS encoding NAD(P)/FAD-dependent oxidoreductase — MIRSARVVVIGGGVIGTSIAYHLAAAGVDDVVLVERDELASGSTARAAGGVRAQFSDELNIQLGARSLEAFGRFRQELGHDIGLHRVGYLFLLTTPDEVAQFEAGVQLQNDLGVPSRMVDPEEARQLSPLISTEGLLAAAFSPDDGHCTPESVVHGYAAGARRHGATVLRNCEVLGIETWRDTITAVVTSKGRIVTDTVVCAAGAWSRSVGAMVGVDLPVEPLRRQIAVTEPVPGLPPNLPMTIDFTSSLYFHTEGPGLLVGMSDPDERPGFATDTHDRWIPRLYEAMRRRAPSLLDLRRTGGWAGLYEITPDHNALIGEAGSCSRFLYATGFSGHGFLQGPAVGEVVRDLYLGRVPFVDISPLNVDRFTADALRPEANLV, encoded by the coding sequence GTGATCCGCAGCGCACGGGTCGTCGTCATCGGCGGAGGAGTCATCGGGACGAGCATCGCCTACCACCTGGCCGCCGCCGGAGTGGACGACGTCGTCCTCGTCGAACGCGACGAACTGGCCTCCGGATCGACGGCGAGGGCCGCCGGCGGGGTCCGCGCGCAGTTCTCCGACGAACTCAACATCCAGCTCGGCGCCCGCAGCCTGGAGGCGTTCGGCCGCTTCCGGCAGGAACTGGGCCACGACATCGGCCTGCACCGCGTCGGCTACCTCTTCCTCCTGACGACCCCCGACGAGGTCGCCCAGTTCGAGGCGGGCGTCCAGCTCCAGAACGACCTGGGCGTGCCCAGCCGCATGGTGGACCCCGAAGAGGCCCGGCAGCTCTCCCCGCTGATCTCCACCGAAGGCCTGCTGGCGGCCGCGTTCTCGCCCGACGACGGGCACTGCACCCCCGAGTCCGTGGTCCACGGCTACGCCGCCGGGGCCCGCCGCCACGGGGCGACCGTGCTGCGCAACTGCGAGGTCCTCGGCATCGAGACCTGGCGGGACACGATCACGGCCGTGGTCACGAGCAAGGGCCGCATCGTCACCGACACGGTCGTGTGCGCGGCCGGCGCCTGGTCCCGGTCCGTCGGCGCCATGGTCGGCGTCGACCTCCCGGTGGAACCCCTGCGCCGCCAGATCGCGGTGACGGAGCCGGTCCCCGGACTCCCGCCGAACCTCCCCATGACGATCGACTTCACCAGCAGCCTCTACTTCCACACCGAGGGCCCCGGCCTCCTCGTCGGCATGTCCGACCCCGACGAACGCCCCGGCTTCGCCACCGACACCCACGACCGCTGGATCCCGCGCCTGTACGAGGCCATGCGCCGCCGCGCCCCCTCCCTCCTGGACCTGCGCCGCACGGGCGGCTGGGCGGGCCTGTACGAGATCACCCCGGACCACAACGCCCTGATCGGCGAGGCCGGTTCCTGTTCCCGCTTCCTGTACGCGACCGGGTTCTCCGGCCACGGTTTCCTCCAGGGCCCGGCGGTCGGCGAGGTGGTCCGCGACCTGTACCTGGGCCGCGTACCCTTCGTCGACATCAGCCCCTTGAACGTCGACCGGTTCACGGCCGACGCGCTGCGCCCGGAGGCCAACCTCGTATGA